CGTCGACCCAGCGCAGGAACTTCTCTCCGATGCGGTTGGCCACGTCGACGGCACGTGCGCGAAAACCCTGGATGGGCATCGATCCCCTTCCCGACGGCAGGTCAGGCTACCGGCCGCGCACTCTCCGCGAGGAAGCGGTGGGCGGTCTCACCATCGACGACCCTGCGCATGGGCGGGAGGGCATCGAGCAGGACGTTGCGGTATCGCGCCGTTGCCAGCCGCCGATCGAGCACGGCCACGACCCCGCGATCGTCACGCGTGCGCACGAGCCGCCCGGAACCCTGCGCGAGAACGAGCGCGGTCGCCGGGAGATCCACGTCGAGAAAGCCGTTGCCCCCGGTTCGCTCCACGAGCTCGCGCCGGGCCTGCTCCAAGGGTTCGTCGGGGCGAGCGAACGGCAGCCGATCGATCACCACGAGCACGCACGACGGACCCGGTATGTCGAGCCCCATCCAGAACGCGCGGGTGGCGACGAGGCATGACGTCTCTTCCGCGGCGAACTGCTCGATCAAGCGGGCCGCCGGCTCGTCGCCCTGAACGAGTACGTCGTGTGACGTCTGTGCCCGCAAGAACTCCGAGAAGGTGCGCACCACCCGCCACGAGGTGCAGAGAACGAGCGCGCGACCGCCTGCGGCTTCGACGAGGGTGCACAGCTCTGCGCCGGCTGCGTCGTCCCAAGCCGCCTCGCGTACGTCGGGGAGATGTCGCGGCACATACAGCATCGCCTGGTTGCGGTGATCGAATGGCGACTCCACCTGCAGGGCCACGTAACCCAGGCCCGGACCGTCGTCGCCAAGGCCAGTGTCATCCTCATCTGCGCCCGCTCCCCCGATCGGAGCCGCGGGGTCCAGTCCCAATCCGCGCGCCAGCGGCTCGAACCGCGTCCCGGGACCGAGCGTGGCCGAGACGAGCACCGTGGCCACCTTCTCGAAAAGCACCGGCGCAAGGCGGGGCCCGATGGTGATCGGCGCGAGCCGCAGTACGCGTCGCTCGACACCCTCGACCCACACCACCTCGCCGTCTTCCGGCGCCTGAAGCTCACGCACTGCATCGAGGCGCGTGCTCGCCAGTCGAAACGCTTGGGCCGCGATGGCGCCGCCGCGCTCACGGTCGATCCCGCGCATCGCGGTCGCGAGCTGCTCCGCCAATCCCGCGAGCACCTCGGCGATCCGCCCGTCGGTGGTGTCGACTCGTCCCTCGAGCTGATCGAGTGCATCGCTCACGCGCTCAGCCGACGTGTTGATCGCGTCCACGGCTGCCGCAGGCGTGTCCACCCTGCGCAACCGGGCGGCGAGCTGGTGCAACCCGCCCGCCGACAGCTCAAAGCCGAGAGCACCCGTTGCCGTGCGGTCGAGCGCGTGAGCCTCGTCGAAGACCACCACGTCGTGCTCTGGGAGGAGATGGCCGTCGGCCGCGAGGTGCGCGCAGTACAGGGCGTGGTTGACGACAAGCACGTCGACGTCTTCGGCCTGGAGGCGAGCCAGCTCGGCGAAGCATTCGGCCCCCTGCTCGCAGCGCGTCGCGCCCGGGCACTCGTTGGCGGCGCACGTCACCAACCGCCACGACGCCGGGTCGATCCCCTCGGGAAGGTCATCGACCGCGCCCGTCGCCGAGTCAGAACTGAAGCGCTCCAGTGCCTTGAGATCGCGTTGGAACTGCTCCGACGGTCGCTCGTCGAACAGCGCACGGTCGCCGCGCGCCGCGGCCATCTTGGCGAGGCAGAGATAGTTGCTGCGACCCTTGAGCAGCGCGCGCGTGAAGGGCACGCCGGAATGCTCCTCGAGATGCGGCAGATCCTTGTGCCAGAGCTGGTCTTGCAGCGCGAGCGTGGCGGTCGCGACCACCGTGCGTCGCCCCGACGCCAGCGCGGGCGAAAGGTACGCCAGGCTCTTGCCCGATCCGGTGGGTGCTTCGGCAACGAGGTGGTGACCGTCGGTGATCGCCTCGAAGACTGCCTCGGCGAGACGGCGCTGCCCCGGACGTTCTTCGCCTCCGAGCGCACGAACGGCGCGGTCGAGCACATCGAGCGCGTCGGATGACTTGCTGGGCACGAATGCAGGGTAGGCAGCCCGAGCGAGGTCATCTCACGAGCTGCCGGTTCGATCAGTGGCCAGCGTACTCGATGAAATCGTAGGGGTAACCGCGCGGGAAGGCGCTGGCCCACGTGAGCGCCTTCCAGTGCTCCTCGTCCAATTGCCAACCGACGGCACCGATGTTGGCCTCGAGCTGCTCGACGTTCCTCGTCCCGATGATCGGGGCGGTGATGCCGGGGCGATTGGTGACCCAGTTGAGCGCGACTTGAGCCGCGGTCTTGCCGGTCTCCTCCGCGACCTTGCGAACCGCGTCCACGATCCCCCACGCTCGCTCGTCGAGCCGGTACGTGAAGGTGATGGGCTCTTCGGTCTCGCCACCACGCGTCCCCGCTGGGAGCTCGGCATCTCTCTCGTACTTGCCGGTGAGGATGCCGCCGGCGAGCGGGCTCCACGGCAGGACGGCGAGGTTCTCGGAGCGGCAGAGCGGCAAGAGCTCGCGTTCGATGTCGCGGGTGATCAACGAGTACTCCGGCTGGAGGGACACGAAGGGCGTCCACCCCTTGCCTTCGGAGAGGCCCAAGGCCTTCGCGAGCTGCCACGCCGTGTAGTTGCTCGCGCCGACGTAACAGACCTTCCCTTCATGTACGAGGTCATCGAGCGTCGACAGGGTCTCGTCGAGCGGCGCCCGGTTGTCCCAGCAGTGGACCTGATACAGATCGATCCAGTCGGTCCCGAGTCTGCGCAGCGAGTTCTCGACGGCACGACGGATGTGGCGACGGGAGAGGCCGACGTCGTTCGGGCCGGGCCCGGCCTGGAAGCGCACCTTGGTGGCGAGGATCACCCGATCCCGCTTGCCCGCGAGCGCTCGTCCGGTGATCTCTTCGGAGACGCCGTCGGAGTAGACGTTCGCCGTATCGATGAAGTTGCCACCAGCGTCGAGGAAGCGGTCGACCATCGCGTGGCTCGTCGCCTCGTCGGCCTCACGCCCGAACGTCATCGCTCCGAGACAGAGCTCCGAGACGCTGATGCCGGTCTGTCCGAGCTGGCGCAGCTCCACAAGATCCTCCTGGTCGCGGTGGGTTGCCATCCTCGCGGCTCCGGGGCGCGGCTCACAATGCAGCCAGGTACGAGGCCTACGGTGGGCTGATGGCCGTCCGTCCGCCGGCGCGCGTTCGCATCCTGCGGTGGGGGCTCACGATGGCGATGAACATCGGGATCGCCAACGAACAGCTCGACGAGCAGACGCGCGCGATCTGACGCTCAAGAACGCTCGAGGACGATGACCGGGATTTGACGATCGGTCTTCTGCTCGTACTCGGCGACGTACGGGATGTCGCGCTTCTGTGCTTCCCAGATGCGATCGCGCTCTTCGCCCTCGGCGACCCGCGCCCGCGCGCTGAACTCCTCAGTGCCGACTTCCACGGTTACGTCGGGGTTCGCGAGCACGTTGTGGTACCAGTCGGGGTGCGTGTGGGCACCGGCCTTGCTGCCGAAGACCGCGAGCCCATCGCCCTCTTTCCGGTACGCCAACGGAGCCACGCGCTCTTGACCGCTCTTGGCGCCGGTGGTGTGCAAAAGCAGAAGGTGTGCCCCCTTGAAAGGGCCACCGACCTTGCCGCCGTTGGCACGGAACTCGTCGATGATCTGTTGATTGAAGTCGTTCATGTCAGCCATGTCGCCTCACACGTCAGGGGTCGACGGAGTATTCCAGACCCGGCGTAACCTCCTGGACCGTGGACTTCCGCACCGAGTCGCTTCCCGATCTCGCAGCCGCGGTGCGGGATCGGCGCGTTTCATCCCGCGAACTCGTCGAGCACGCATTGGCTCGCATCGAGCACGCCAACCCGGCGGTGAACGCCTTCGTGGCGATCAACGCCGACGCTGCCCTCACCGCCGCGGACGACATCGATCGGCGGGTCGGCTCCGGGGACGACGTCGGTCCGCTCGCCGGCATCCCGATCGGCGTCAAAGACCTCGAAGACGCAGCCGGCTTCATCACGTCGTCGGGATCTGCCACGCACGCGAACGACGCGCCCGCGACCCGCGATTCAACCCTGGTGCGACGCCTGAAGGAGGCGGGTGCCGTCGTCGTCGGGAAGACGAACACGCCCGAGTTCGGGCTGAAGCCCCAGACCGACAACCCGACCTTCGGGATCACCCGCAACCCGTGGGACCTCGAACGCACGCCGGGCGGCTCGTCGGGAGGCACGTCGGCCGCGCTCGCTGCGGGCATGGTGCCGCTCGCGACCGGTTCCGACGGCGGTGGGTCGATCCGGATCCCGTCGTCGGTGACCGCGCTCTCGGGGCTCAAGCCGTCGCTCGGGCGCGTACCGAGTGGCGACGCCGGTCCACCTGGCTGGCACAACCTCACCACACGCGGCGTGATGGCTCGACGCATCCGTGACGTGGCCTATGCCCTCGACATCGCCGTTGGACCGGACCCGCGCGACCAGCGGTCCTTGCCACGCGATTCGGTCTCGTGGTTCGAAGCAGTGCCCACACCGACACCACCGCGTCGCGTCGGATGGTCGCCGACACTCGGCTACGCCCGCGTCGACCGCGAGATCCGCGCAACGTGCGAAGCGGCGATGCACAAGCTGGCCGCGGCCGGCACCGAGGTCGTCGAGATCCCATCGGTGTTCGCCGAGGACCCTGGTCCGTCGATCGGCGCGCTCGTCTCCACGTACACGCGCCGCACCATCGAACCGTTCCGGGATACGCCGTGGTGGTCCAAGCTCGATCCACTGGTCGTCATCGCCGCGGAGATGGCTGCGGCGACCATCTCCGCGATCGACCTGGTCGAGGCCGAGGACGCGTGTCACCGCCTGAACGGTCAACTCGTCGACGTGTTCGAACAGGTGGACTTGCTGCTCTGCCCGACGACCTGCGGAGTGATGCCGCTCGCGTCGATGCCGACCACGGTCGGCGACCTCATGGCCCGATTCCTGACCGAGGGCGATGTCGACATCGAGCGACTCACGAGCGGCCTCGACCTCGAGCGACTCACGGGCTGGCTGGAAGGTCTCGGCACGCTCGACGTGCCGTTGGGCACGATCGACGGTGAGCACGTGCTCGACTGGAGCCGACTCACGCAGCCGTTCAATATGACCCGATCACCCGCGGGCACGGTGTGCGCGGGTTTCACCGCCAACGGTCTGCCCGTCGGACTCCAGGTGGTTGGTCCCCAGCACGGCGACATCGCCGTCCTGCAGGCCGTGGCCGTCATCGAGGATGCCCTCGCGCTCGACACCGTCGCACCGATCTGAGCGCGTGAGAACGAGCTACGACTCCATGACGATTCGATGGAATCGGAGCGTGTCGTTGTGCTCATCGATGCGCACGATCCCGTTCGCCGCGCACGTGAATACGAACACATACTCGTTCGAGTAGTCGCGTCCGGCGCGGGTGGTGCACGCGAAGCGGTACAGCACCACGACCGTGTCTCCTTCGGCAACGATCTTGAACGCGTCGGCCCGACCGGTCGTGAGGTCGAAGAACCTCGAACCCTCTCGGTCCATGGCAGCCACCACGGTCTCGCGTCCGAGGTAGGGGCGACCCTCCAACGGGGCGCTCTGCGGCGGCACCCACTCCACGTCGTCGGCGAGCACGCGCGCGAGGCCCGCGTGGTCTGCGGCCCGCATCGCTGCGAAGTAGTCGAGTACGAGCTGCCGGCTGGTCTCGGTCTCGGTCATGCCGTCCCCTTCCCCCCCTCAATCCTGGTCGCGCCCGCTCGGGCTCGGGGTACCCGAGCCCGCCCCCTCGGGGATGCTCGGCTGCTCCTAGGCTCACAGCATGTCGTACAACGGCTTCAAGGTTGCCGACAGCGACATGCACGTGCTCGAGCCGCCTGACCTGTGGCCGCGGTACATCGACGAGCGGTACTCCCATGCCGCGCCGGTCGGGCTCGACGAGATCCCACGAGACATGCGACTGCGGATCAAGTCTCGGGTGGTCCTGCGCGGCGGCGTCATCCGTCCACGTGACGTGCAGGAGCCCGGGGACGTGTGGCGACCCGAACATGAGAGCGCGTTCGCGCACGCCGAGGCGCGCGGCTGGGATTCCCAGTCGCAGCTCGAGGCAATGGACAATGAGCACCTCGACGTCACCGTGCTCTTCCCGAGCCGGGGATTGTTCGCGCTGGCCATCGATTCGGTGAACGTCTTGGGCCCCACCGATGGGCTCGAGCCAGAGTATGCGGCCGCGATCGCCCGGGCGTACAACGACTGGCTCCACGAATTCTGCCAGGCCGACCCTCGACGCATGTACGGCGCGGCGATGGTGACCGCGCACGACGTCGACGCCGCGGTGGCGGAGATCCGCCGCTGCGTCGAGGAGTACGACTTCAAGGCGGCCTTTCTCAACCCCGGTCACGTGAACCTGCGGCCGTGGCACCACCCCGCGTACGACCCATTGTGGGCGGAGTGCGAACGCTTGAACGTGCCGATCTGCTTCCACGGCGGCGGACAGACGTACCTGCGCCCCGACTACTCGCTCGAGGTGTTCGACCGACTCATGCTCTGGCACGTGTTCAACCAGCCGCTCGGCATCATGGCCGTCGCCGTGAGCTTCACCGGCGGTGGGGTGCTCGAACGCTTTCCCGCGCTGCGCGTCGGCCTCCTCGAGGGCAACTGCTCGTGGGCGCCATGGCTCATGCACCGACTCGACGAGCACTACGAGTGGCTCGGGCACCTCGAAGCGCCCGAGCTCACGATGAAACCGTCGGAGTACCTGCGCCGGAGCTGCTTCCTCTCGGTGGAGGTGGACGAGGACACGTGCAAGTACTTCGTCGACTGGTTCGGCGACGACAACCTCTTGTTCTCCACCGATTACCCACACGCCGACTGCAAGTACCCGAGCTCGCTCCCGTACTTCTTCAAGCTGCCGCTGTCGGAGGAATCCCAACGCAAGGTCCTCTGGGACAACTTCTGCCGCCTGTACGACTTCCCCTTGGACTACGAGGCCTGAGCGATGGACCGCAAGCTCGGGATCATCGGCGTCGGACGCATGGGTGGAGCGATGTGGCGGCGACTCCACGGTCTTGGCCATGACGCGGCCGTCTTCGATACCGCCACCGAAGCGCTGGCCGCCCTCAAAGCCGACGGCGCGGAGGTGGCTACTTCCCCTCGCGACCTCGCGTCGCGCGCCGACACGATCATCTGCTCGCTCCCCCGCTCCGACGACGTCCAGATCGCTCTCCTGGAAGACGACGGCGTAGCCACGACCGCGCAGCCTGGGACCGTGATCATCGACACGACGAGCGGTGCACCGAGCCACTCCCGTGACATCGCCGCGCACTGCGCGACCCGCGGCCTCGCGTACGTCGATGCCGGTGTGAGTGGTGGCGTTCACGGTGCAGCCAGCGGAGCCCTCAACATCATGGTTGGCGCGAGCGACGACAATTTCTCAGCGGCGAAGCCGATCCTCGAGCTGCTCGGTCAGACCATCTGGCATTGCGGTCCGCCGGGGACTGGGCATGCGATGAAGACGGTGCTCAACCTCTCGAACCAGGGAAAGATGCTCCTCGAGATCGAGGCGCTGCTCGTCGGGCGCGCCGCCGGCCTCGACGCCGAGCAGATGATGGACGTGCTCGGGTTGGGCACGTGGAAGTCGTTCCTCACGGGTCCCGACGGCCGCAGGCAGTTCGGCTTCTCGCTCGGCATGTCGTGCAAGGACTACGACGTCGGGATCGGCGTCGCCAAGGAAGAGGACGTCCCGGTCCGGACATTGGCGGCCGCGCACCAGACCATGCACGCCATCCTCGACGCGATCGGGCCCGACGCGGACATCGTCGACTACGTGAGCGTGCTGGAACACGACGCCAACGTCGAGCTCCCGAACCACGGCCACGGCCACGATCATGAGGAGGACCACCCATGAGTGAGGCATCGGAGAGGGCTGCGGCGGCGGTCGCGGCGACCCCCATGCAACAGGTCGCGCCGTACCTCGTCGAGCTCTCGGGCACGGTGCTGTTCGGCGACATCTGGGAGCGCCCCGGCTTGTCTCCCCGTGATCGCAGCCTCGCGACGCTCACCGTCCTGATCGGCAAGTTCCGCACTGACGAGCTGCGGTTCCACCTCGGACGCGCGCTCGACAACGGCGTGACCCGCGAGGAGGTGGGCGAGCTGATCACGCACCTCGCCTTCTATTACGGATGGCCGGTAGCCAACAACGCGTGCCAGATCGCGGCCGAGGTCTTCGCCGCCCGCGACGCCGAACAATGAACTTGCTTGGTCAACGCGGAAGAAGCCGACAGCTGCTGGGGGCGAAGATGCGGCGCATCGCAATCGGGATCGGCTTGATGATCCTCATGGTGCCGACCGTCGGGCACGCCGGGGTCAAGGGCGAGCTGGGTTCCATGAGTGGCACGGTCGTGAACGAGTCAACCGGCGCTCCCATTGCCGGCATGTGCGTGCAAGCAACCTTCACG
This genomic window from Acidimicrobiia bacterium contains:
- a CDS encoding nitroreductase family deazaflavin-dependent oxidoreductase, producing MNDFNQQIIDEFRANGGKVGGPFKGAHLLLLHTTGAKSGQERVAPLAYRKEGDGLAVFGSKAGAHTHPDWYHNVLANPDVTVEVGTEEFSARARVAEGEERDRIWEAQKRDIPYVAEYEQKTDRQIPVIVLERS
- a CDS encoding carboxymuconolactone decarboxylase family protein, translated to MSEASERAAAAVAATPMQQVAPYLVELSGTVLFGDIWERPGLSPRDRSLATLTVLIGKFRTDELRFHLGRALDNGVTREEVGELITHLAFYYGWPVANNACQIAAEVFAARDAEQ
- a CDS encoding amidase, coding for MDFRTESLPDLAAAVRDRRVSSRELVEHALARIEHANPAVNAFVAINADAALTAADDIDRRVGSGDDVGPLAGIPIGVKDLEDAAGFITSSGSATHANDAPATRDSTLVRRLKEAGAVVVGKTNTPEFGLKPQTDNPTFGITRNPWDLERTPGGSSGGTSAALAAGMVPLATGSDGGGSIRIPSSVTALSGLKPSLGRVPSGDAGPPGWHNLTTRGVMARRIRDVAYALDIAVGPDPRDQRSLPRDSVSWFEAVPTPTPPRRVGWSPTLGYARVDREIRATCEAAMHKLAAAGTEVVEIPSVFAEDPGPSIGALVSTYTRRTIEPFRDTPWWSKLDPLVVIAAEMAAATISAIDLVEAEDACHRLNGQLVDVFEQVDLLLCPTTCGVMPLASMPTTVGDLMARFLTEGDVDIERLTSGLDLERLTGWLEGLGTLDVPLGTIDGEHVLDWSRLTQPFNMTRSPAGTVCAGFTANGLPVGLQVVGPQHGDIAVLQAVAVIEDALALDTVAPI
- a CDS encoding ATP-dependent DNA helicase; translation: MPSKSSDALDVLDRAVRALGGEERPGQRRLAEAVFEAITDGHHLVAEAPTGSGKSLAYLSPALASGRRTVVATATLALQDQLWHKDLPHLEEHSGVPFTRALLKGRSNYLCLAKMAAARGDRALFDERPSEQFQRDLKALERFSSDSATGAVDDLPEGIDPASWRLVTCAANECPGATRCEQGAECFAELARLQAEDVDVLVVNHALYCAHLAADGHLLPEHDVVVFDEAHALDRTATGALGFELSAGGLHQLAARLRRVDTPAAAVDAINTSAERVSDALDQLEGRVDTTDGRIAEVLAGLAEQLATAMRGIDRERGGAIAAQAFRLASTRLDAVRELQAPEDGEVVWVEGVERRVLRLAPITIGPRLAPVLFEKVATVLVSATLGPGTRFEPLARGLGLDPAAPIGGAGADEDDTGLGDDGPGLGYVALQVESPFDHRNQAMLYVPRHLPDVREAAWDDAAGAELCTLVEAAGGRALVLCTSWRVVRTFSEFLRAQTSHDVLVQGDEPAARLIEQFAAEETSCLVATRAFWMGLDIPGPSCVLVVIDRLPFARPDEPLEQARRELVERTGGNGFLDVDLPATALVLAQGSGRLVRTRDDRGVVAVLDRRLATARYRNVLLDALPPMRRVVDGETAHRFLAESARPVA
- a CDS encoding amidohydrolase family protein — its product is MSYNGFKVADSDMHVLEPPDLWPRYIDERYSHAAPVGLDEIPRDMRLRIKSRVVLRGGVIRPRDVQEPGDVWRPEHESAFAHAEARGWDSQSQLEAMDNEHLDVTVLFPSRGLFALAIDSVNVLGPTDGLEPEYAAAIARAYNDWLHEFCQADPRRMYGAAMVTAHDVDAAVAEIRRCVEEYDFKAAFLNPGHVNLRPWHHPAYDPLWAECERLNVPICFHGGGQTYLRPDYSLEVFDRLMLWHVFNQPLGIMAVAVSFTGGGVLERFPALRVGLLEGNCSWAPWLMHRLDEHYEWLGHLEAPELTMKPSEYLRRSCFLSVEVDEDTCKYFVDWFGDDNLLFSTDYPHADCKYPSSLPYFFKLPLSEESQRKVLWDNFCRLYDFPLDYEA
- a CDS encoding nuclear transport factor 2 family protein; its protein translation is MTETETSRQLVLDYFAAMRAADHAGLARVLADDVEWVPPQSAPLEGRPYLGRETVVAAMDREGSRFFDLTTGRADAFKIVAEGDTVVVLYRFACTTRAGRDYSNEYVFVFTCAANGIVRIDEHNDTLRFHRIVMES
- a CDS encoding NAD(P)-dependent oxidoreductase, whose amino-acid sequence is MDRKLGIIGVGRMGGAMWRRLHGLGHDAAVFDTATEALAALKADGAEVATSPRDLASRADTIICSLPRSDDVQIALLEDDGVATTAQPGTVIIDTTSGAPSHSRDIAAHCATRGLAYVDAGVSGGVHGAASGALNIMVGASDDNFSAAKPILELLGQTIWHCGPPGTGHAMKTVLNLSNQGKMLLEIEALLVGRAAGLDAEQMMDVLGLGTWKSFLTGPDGRRQFGFSLGMSCKDYDVGIGVAKEEDVPVRTLAAAHQTMHAILDAIGPDADIVDYVSVLEHDANVELPNHGHGHDHEEDHP
- a CDS encoding aldo/keto reductase, with the translated sequence MATHRDQEDLVELRQLGQTGISVSELCLGAMTFGREADEATSHAMVDRFLDAGGNFIDTANVYSDGVSEEITGRALAGKRDRVILATKVRFQAGPGPNDVGLSRRHIRRAVENSLRRLGTDWIDLYQVHCWDNRAPLDETLSTLDDLVHEGKVCYVGASNYTAWQLAKALGLSEGKGWTPFVSLQPEYSLITRDIERELLPLCRSENLAVLPWSPLAGGILTGKYERDAELPAGTRGGETEEPITFTYRLDERAWGIVDAVRKVAEETGKTAAQVALNWVTNRPGITAPIIGTRNVEQLEANIGAVGWQLDEEHWKALTWASAFPRGYPYDFIEYAGH